Sequence from the Methanosarcina siciliae T4/M genome:
AGTCCCAAGCACAGCTTTTTCGCTCAGGATGAGCCGGAATTCCACATCAGGGTTTTTCAGGTTTGCCCTGAACCCTTTCCTGTAAATAAAGCCTCCAATTTTCTGCTCCAGGTACTCGCACGGAAAATCAACGTGGTGTTTGATCCGCTTTGCCCTGACAACAAAACTTTCTCCTTCCCTGATATACCCTTCAGGTTCAAAGGCTTCTGCAAGCTTCAGGAATGCATCAGGGTTGTTTTCGGTAGTTCCCACCACCTTCAGGATATGGTGGGTCATTGCCAGCCTTCCGGTTACAGGACCTGCAAGGGTTTTTTCAACATCCTCTTCTCTGCCTGCTATATCCACTACAAGGCACTGGTCTACTCTTGAATGGAGCCGGAAATCAAGCCCCTCAATTTTAAGGCAGGCAAGGACTTCGGCAGCTGGCAGTTCTTCGTGTTCTCCGGATAGTTCAAAAGCGTATAACATTGATGATCGGAAATAAGTTGATTAATATAGTTCAAAATGATCTTCAGGCAGTTCAAAATAACTCAATTTCGAGTTTCGTGTAGAGTATTGAGGTCTAAACAAGATCACAATGAAATTAAAGTCTCAATGAAGTCAAAAGCGGGTTACAGGTAAGAGAAGCTACCTGACAGGAGGCAGCCTGCAAGATTTCTATTATGATGTTTCCGGAGAGGACTGCCTGTGAATCGGACTCATTAAAACATCTTTTCAAGTGTTTCCCTTCCAGTCATTCCTATCTCAATTCCAAGTTCTCCGGCAAACTTCGTTATCTCGACAACAGGGGCTTTGAGCATATCTTCGAAACTCTGCACACCTTTCACTTTTGCTGCCGCATCTCCGAGGGTCTCTGCGGCACTGACATTAAGATATCCGCACATCAGAAAACCTTTCTCTGCCCTTATGACCAGCAGAGGATACTTCTGCATTTCAAACCGGAGGCCAAGTGCGCATCCGTTTTCAAGTGAGATCTGTTCAATGAGCATGTTTTTCTCAATAAGCTTCAAGCCAGATTAACTTTTGGGCTCAGGTCAGGTTCCGATTAATTTCTTTAAGGATATTTCTGAAAAAACCGGCTACTTGACCTGCTTCAGTATTTTCCCCGGCAGTCCGGGTTACGTTTTCTTCACTTCCGTTTTCCGGACTTTTGTCTTTATTAGTTTCCATGTTCTGCAGTTCGGCTTTGAAAGTCTCATTTTCCGAAAGCAATATGGTAATGTTTTTTTCTGAGCCGAAATTTCCTTTCAGTAAGGCCCGGTTAGTTTTAAACTCAAGGCTTTTGTTTTCAAGCCCTTCCGTTAATTCTACATCAAAGCCCGGTGGAAGGATAATCGTAACACTTGAATCCGGAGTGCCCATCAGCCATATGTCTGTTCCGGGGCCGGCTTCTTCCTTGAAACTGTAGGTTACGCTGGCGCTGTTTGTAATTGCCGATTTTTTTCCAGTTCTTCCGAGGGCCTCTTTTGAGATCCAGAATTCAACGTCCTTCAATTCAACAGGTTCCGAACTCGAGTTGAGCTTTACATCCGGTTCCTCTTCTAGGGATTTCTTCATTTTGCCATTTAAAATAACTTCCATCTTCAGGATTTCCCAGGCATTAACAAAACCGTCACCTTCACCTGTTTCGATGTCTATGAGATTCCTGAAAAAAACAGCTTCTTCATCCGTAATTTTCTCATCGTAATTCCATGTCATTCCGTCTCTTTCCACTGTGATATTGTTGCCGGGAATAAAGGCAGCAGAACAGGGTTCTGAAAGAAGGGAAGGAATGAGGAAAGTTGCCAGTAAAAGACTGGCCGAAAGGAGGGGATACAGTTTCAAGATTGTCAACTCTTTTTTATCCGTCCTTCATCCTATTCTTTTTTCTGTTTTTTCTTTTCCGGGCTTTATTTTGTCGTAACTTCACACCCGTCCCGGGTTATTATTACCGTATGTTCTGTCTGGGCCACAAGCCCTCCGGCACTTTCAACAAGTACAGGATAAGAGTGGAGAATTCCGGCTTTTTCAAGCTGGATCAATGAAAAATCAAGTTTGTCCGACTCGATCCAGCGCTTTGCAAAGGGGAGTTCCCTGTACGCTTCTACCTGTTTCAGGACGTTTCTGACTGCTGGGAGGCGGACAGGTTTTTTCTTTATAAGGCTGTAGATCTCTGCCCAGCTTCCATCGTGCACAAGGCCCGTTCCGTTAGTTGCAAAGGGTTCGATTGCAAGAACGTCTCCTTCCTTCAGGATAACTCCCCCCTCTACATGTTTGTTGGGCACCGAGGGATTATCATGGGCCTCATACTGGGAAAGCCCATGGCCTGTGAGGTTTGTAATGGGATTTAAGCCATAGCTGCGGATCTTCTCTTCTATTGCAGCCCCGACCTCTCCTGTGCTGATTCCCGGTTTCATAAGGTCAATAGCTGCTGCAAGGGCTCCTTCCGATGCTTTTACGATATCTGAATTGCCCGAAAGGTCCACGGTTATTGCCGAGTCTGCTATGTATCCGTCAACGTGGACTCCGAGGTCCAGCTTTACCATATCGTTTCCGAAGACGTCCTGGTCTCCTGCCTTAGGAGTTGCGTGGGCAGCTTCCTGGTTTCTTGAGATATTGCAGGGGAAGGCAGGTTTGCCTCCGAGTTCTATGGTTTTCTTTTCAACAAATTCAGCAACTTCGAGCAGGCTGTTTCCGACTCTTATCATGTCTGCGGCCTCGGCCCTGACAATCTTCAGGATCCTGCCGGCCTCTCTGTACTTTTCAGTGATATCTTCTTTGTTGTATACGTTATCTGTCATGT
This genomic interval carries:
- the map gene encoding type II methionyl aminopeptidase, translated to MTDNVYNKEDITEKYREAGRILKIVRAEAADMIRVGNSLLEVAEFVEKKTIELGGKPAFPCNISRNQEAAHATPKAGDQDVFGNDMVKLDLGVHVDGYIADSAITVDLSGNSDIVKASEGALAAAIDLMKPGISTGEVGAAIEEKIRSYGLNPITNLTGHGLSQYEAHDNPSVPNKHVEGGVILKEGDVLAIEPFATNGTGLVHDGSWAEIYSLIKKKPVRLPAVRNVLKQVEAYRELPFAKRWIESDKLDFSLIQLEKAGILHSYPVLVESAGGLVAQTEHTVIITRDGCEVTTK
- a CDS encoding YunC family protein, which produces MLIEQISLENGCALGLRFEMQKYPLLVIRAEKGFLMCGYLNVSAAETLGDAAAKVKGVQSFEDMLKAPVVEITKFAGELGIEIGMTGRETLEKMF